In one Streptomyces marincola genomic region, the following are encoded:
- a CDS encoding LOG family protein, translating into MNGSRGTGERDGRREQRLGPVVRRGDQMTAGTADQRLLDTRGPSDWVHGDPWRVLRIQSEFVEGFGVLAELGPAVSVFGSARTPPGSPEYELGRRIGGGLVEAGFAVITGGGPGAMEAANRGASEAGGVSVGLGIELPFEQGLNEYVGIGINFRYFFVRKTMFVKYAQGFLVLPGGLGTLDELFEALTLVQTRKVTRFPIVLVGTDYWGGLVTWLRDTVVAQGKASPVDESLFHLTDDVDEAIALVTKP; encoded by the coding sequence ATGAACGGCAGCCGGGGAACGGGCGAGCGGGACGGCCGGCGCGAGCAGCGCCTCGGGCCCGTGGTGCGCCGCGGCGATCAGATGACGGCCGGCACGGCCGACCAGCGGCTGCTGGACACCAGGGGCCCGTCCGACTGGGTGCACGGCGACCCGTGGCGGGTGCTCCGCATCCAGTCGGAGTTCGTCGAGGGCTTCGGGGTCCTGGCCGAACTGGGACCCGCGGTCTCCGTGTTCGGCTCGGCCAGGACGCCGCCAGGCTCGCCCGAGTACGAGTTGGGGCGGCGCATCGGCGGCGGCCTCGTCGAGGCGGGGTTCGCCGTGATCACCGGCGGCGGCCCCGGCGCGATGGAGGCGGCCAACCGGGGGGCGAGCGAGGCCGGCGGCGTCTCGGTCGGCCTGGGCATCGAGCTGCCCTTCGAGCAGGGCCTGAACGAGTACGTCGGCATCGGGATCAACTTCCGGTACTTCTTCGTGCGCAAGACCATGTTCGTGAAGTACGCGCAGGGCTTCCTCGTGCTGCCCGGCGGACTCGGCACGCTGGACGAGCTGTTCGAGGCGCTGACGCTGGTCCAGACCAGGAAGGTGACGCGGTTCCCCATCGTCCTGGTGGGCACCGACTACTGGGGCGGCCTCGTCACGTGGCTGCGGGACACGGTCGTCGCGCAGGGGAAGGCGTCCCCGGTGGACGAGTCGCTCTTCCACCTCACGGACGACGTGGACGAGGCCATCGCGCTGGTCACCAAGCCCTGA
- the folP gene encoding dihydropteroate synthase: MLRLGAREFGPDEHLIMAIVNRTPDSFYDRGATFRDDAALARVERAVAEGAAIIDIGGVKAGPGDEVDAAEEIRRTAGFVAEVRRRYPEVVISVDTWRHEVAEAVCAAGADLLNDAWGGVDPKLAEVAARHGAGLVCTHAGGARPRTRPHRVAYEDVMADILRTTVGLAERAVALGVRRDAVLIDPGHDFGKSTRHSLEATRRLEEMTATGWPVLVSLSNKDFVGETLDRPVQERLLGTLAATAVSAWLGARVYRVHEVAETRQVLDMVAAIAGRRPPAVARRGLA, encoded by the coding sequence ATGCTGCGCCTGGGGGCACGGGAGTTCGGGCCGGACGAGCACCTGATCATGGCCATCGTGAACCGGACGCCCGACTCGTTCTACGACCGGGGGGCGACCTTCCGCGACGACGCGGCGCTCGCCCGCGTCGAGCGGGCGGTGGCCGAGGGCGCGGCGATCATCGACATCGGCGGCGTCAAGGCGGGACCGGGCGACGAGGTGGACGCGGCCGAGGAGATCCGCCGCACCGCGGGCTTCGTCGCGGAGGTGCGCCGCCGGTACCCCGAGGTCGTGATCAGCGTCGACACGTGGCGGCACGAGGTCGCGGAGGCCGTGTGCGCGGCGGGCGCCGACCTGCTGAACGACGCCTGGGGCGGCGTCGACCCGAAGCTGGCCGAGGTGGCGGCCCGGCACGGCGCCGGCCTGGTGTGCACGCACGCCGGCGGCGCCCGCCCCCGCACCCGCCCGCACCGGGTGGCCTACGAGGACGTGATGGCCGACATCCTGCGGACCACCGTGGGGCTCGCGGAGCGCGCGGTGGCCCTCGGCGTGCGCCGCGACGCGGTCCTCATCGACCCGGGGCACGACTTCGGGAAGTCGACCCGGCACTCCCTTGAGGCCACCAGGCGGCTTGAGGAGATGACCGCCACCGGCTGGCCCGTGCTGGTCTCCCTGTCCAACAAGGACTTCGTCGGGGAAACGCTCGACCGGCCCGTCCAGGAGCGGCTGCTCGGCACGCTTGCGGCCACCGCGGTCTCGGCGTGGCTCGGCGCGCGGGTCTACCGCGTGCACGAGGTCGCCGAGACCCGGCAGGTCCTCGACATGGTGGCCGCCATCGCCGGCCGCCGGCCGCCGGCGGTCGCCCGCCGGGGCCTGGCCTGA
- a CDS encoding DivIVA domain-containing protein, which produces MFWFLMAAMVVVIAAVTLAVLGSGDGSGGPAAGGLADAEPDRLDDPLPLDRPVVPADVVRVRLPVAPRGYRMAEVDDVLDRLAAELAERDARITELETALAGAGASAGAPAEAARGEGAAPRDGKG; this is translated from the coding sequence GTGTTCTGGTTTCTGATGGCGGCGATGGTCGTGGTGATCGCCGCGGTCACGCTCGCGGTCCTCGGCAGCGGCGACGGCTCGGGCGGGCCGGCGGCCGGAGGGCTCGCGGACGCCGAGCCGGACCGGCTGGACGACCCGCTGCCGCTGGACCGGCCGGTGGTCCCGGCGGACGTGGTGCGGGTGCGGCTGCCGGTCGCGCCGCGCGGGTACCGCATGGCCGAGGTGGACGACGTGCTCGACCGGCTCGCGGCCGAGCTGGCCGAGCGCGACGCGCGGATCACCGAGCTGGAGACGGCCCTGGCCGGGGCGGGGGCGAGCGCCGGGGCGCCGGCCGAGGCCGCGCGGGGCGAGGGCGCGGCCCCCCGGGACGGCAAGGGCTGA
- a CDS encoding enoyl-CoA hydratase/isomerase family protein: protein MADTDTVLYDVTDGLATVTLNRPEAMNALNVTAKEALRDGLRRAAADSAVRAVLLTGRGRAFCVGQDLKEHAAGLAEEGDALRTVALHYNPVVSAIAGMRKPVVAAVNGVAAGAGFGFALAADYRVVASGASFSTAFTGIGLATDSGLSWTLQRFVGPGRAADLLLFPRKIDAAEAERLGIAQRVVPDDELPDAGREIARALAEGPTVAYAAVKEALMYAAGHPLTETLEVEAHLQSVAGASADHRAAVAAFLAKERPRFRGE, encoded by the coding sequence ATGGCCGACACCGACACCGTGCTCTACGACGTAACCGACGGTCTCGCGACTGTCACGCTGAATCGCCCCGAGGCGATGAATGCCCTGAATGTGACCGCGAAGGAAGCGTTGCGCGACGGCTTGCGGCGCGCGGCGGCGGATTCCGCGGTGCGCGCGGTTCTCCTGACCGGGCGAGGACGGGCCTTCTGCGTCGGGCAGGACCTCAAGGAACACGCCGCGGGTTTGGCGGAAGAAGGCGACGCGTTGCGCACGGTCGCCCTGCACTACAACCCTGTCGTCAGCGCGATCGCGGGAATGCGGAAACCCGTGGTGGCCGCCGTGAACGGCGTCGCGGCGGGCGCGGGATTCGGCTTCGCGCTGGCGGCCGACTACCGCGTGGTGGCCAGCGGCGCCTCATTCAGCACCGCCTTCACGGGAATTGGGCTCGCCACCGACTCCGGCCTGTCCTGGACCCTCCAGCGCTTCGTCGGTCCGGGGCGGGCGGCTGACCTGCTGCTGTTCCCCAGGAAGATCGACGCCGCGGAGGCCGAACGGCTCGGCATCGCCCAGCGCGTCGTGCCCGACGACGAACTGCCGGACGCCGGGCGGGAGATCGCCCGCGCGCTGGCCGAGGGCCCCACCGTCGCCTACGCGGCGGTCAAGGAGGCCCTGATGTACGCGGCGGGCCACCCGCTGACGGAGACGCTCGAAGTGGAGGCCCACCTCCAGTCCGTCGCCGGGGCGAGCGCCGACCACCGGGCCGCGGTGGCCGCGTTCCTCGCGAAGGAGAGGCCGCGCTTCCGCGGCGAGTGA
- a CDS encoding DUF3117 domain-containing protein encodes MAAMKPRTGDGPLEVTKEGRGIIMRVPLEGGGRLVVELTPDEAVALDEELKKVTG; translated from the coding sequence ATGGCGGCCATGAAGCCGCGGACGGGCGATGGTCCGCTTGAGGTGACCAAGGAGGGGCGGGGCATAATCATGCGCGTTCCGCTCGAAGGCGGTGGCCGACTCGTCGTCGAGCTGACTCCGGACGAAGCAGTCGCGCTCGACGAGGAGCTGAAGAAGGTGACCGGCTGA
- a CDS encoding O-methyltransferase: MTGNRLTSWAFAEAYGAPDAGTAEGAALDWARDRAGEAGVRPVTPGTGDALRLLATVSAARAVVEIGTGTGVSGIHLLAGMRPDGVLTTVDVEPERQQFARQAFRMAGYAANRTRVIPGHALDVLPRLTDGGYDLVFCDGDRLECLDYLGESLRLLRPGGLVCFAGVFAGGRTVDSAAQPTEVRRLRELLRAVRESKDLVPALLPVGDGLLCAARA, translated from the coding sequence ATTACCGGCAACCGGCTGACGAGCTGGGCGTTCGCCGAGGCGTATGGCGCCCCGGACGCCGGGACCGCCGAAGGGGCGGCGCTCGACTGGGCCCGCGACCGCGCGGGCGAGGCGGGCGTGCGCCCGGTCACACCCGGCACCGGTGACGCGTTGCGGCTGCTCGCCACCGTCTCCGCGGCCAGGGCCGTGGTGGAGATCGGCACCGGCACCGGCGTCTCGGGCATCCACCTGCTCGCCGGCATGCGGCCCGACGGGGTGCTGACGACCGTCGATGTGGAGCCGGAGCGGCAGCAGTTCGCCCGGCAGGCGTTCCGGATGGCCGGGTACGCCGCGAACCGCACGCGGGTCATCCCCGGGCACGCGCTCGACGTGCTGCCCCGGCTGACCGACGGCGGCTACGACCTGGTGTTCTGCGACGGCGACCGGCTCGAATGCCTCGACTACCTCGGAGAATCGTTGCGGCTCCTGCGGCCCGGTGGGCTGGTGTGCTTCGCCGGGGTCTTCGCCGGCGGGCGCACCGTGGACTCGGCGGCTCAGCCCACCGAGGTGCGCCGGCTGCGCGAGTTGCTGCGCGCGGTACGGGAGAGCAAGGACCTGGTCCCCGCGCTGCTCCCGGTGGGCGACGGGCTGCTGTGCGCGGCGCGGGCCTGA
- the sigE gene encoding RNA polymerase sigma factor SigE: protein MVGTPLDTTRSDRGGAASSTGRGVLRRFLRAPGGPNSVTENAPDADRARAAADAADGTTTTVATFKEGADSATWAPPSWEEIVSTHSARVYRLAYRLTGNQHDAEDLTQEVFVRVFRSLSTYTPGTFEGWLHRITTNLFLDSVRRKQRIRFDALGDDAADRLPSREPTPQQHFNDTHFDADVQQALDTLAPDFRAAVVLCDIEGLSYEEIATTLGVKLGTVRSRIHRGRSHLRKALRHRSPRVRSEAAARPEAVLAAVPAGRGTVEGGAE, encoded by the coding sequence ATGGTAGGGACCCCACTGGACACCACCAGATCCGACAGGGGAGGTGCGGCCTCGTCCACCGGCCGGGGAGTGCTCAGGCGCTTCCTGCGGGCACCCGGCGGGCCGAATTCTGTGACAGAGAACGCTCCTGACGCCGACCGGGCGCGGGCCGCCGCAGACGCGGCCGACGGCACCACCACGACCGTCGCCACGTTCAAGGAGGGCGCGGACAGCGCGACCTGGGCGCCGCCGAGCTGGGAGGAGATCGTCAGCACCCACAGCGCGCGCGTCTACCGGCTGGCGTACCGCCTCACGGGCAACCAGCACGACGCCGAGGACCTCACGCAGGAGGTCTTCGTCCGTGTCTTCCGTTCGCTGTCCACCTACACGCCCGGCACGTTCGAGGGCTGGCTGCACCGCATCACGACCAACCTGTTCCTCGACTCGGTGCGGCGCAAGCAGCGCATCCGCTTCGACGCGCTCGGCGACGACGCGGCCGACCGGCTGCCCAGCCGCGAGCCCACCCCCCAGCAGCACTTCAACGACACGCACTTCGACGCCGACGTGCAGCAGGCCCTGGACACCCTGGCCCCCGACTTCCGGGCGGCCGTGGTGCTGTGCGACATCGAGGGCCTCAGCTACGAGGAGATCGCCACCACCCTCGGCGTGAAGCTGGGCACCGTGCGCAGCCGCATCCACCGCGGTCGCTCCCACCTGCGCAAGGCGCTGCGGCACCGCTCGCCGCGCGTGCGCTCCGAGGCCGCGGCGCGCCCCGAGGCCGTGCTCGCCGCGGTCCCGGCGGGCCGGGGCACGGTGGAAGGCGGGGCGGAGTGA
- a CDS encoding zf-HC2 domain-containing protein yields MSGSGEDGPADRHLGESLAALVDGELTHDSRDRVLAHLATCAHCKAEADAQRELKNVFARSVLPGPSDGLLARLQALPATDAERERAVADGPDDEPPPDRSATRRTSALRLDALPGGRQRGSVLGPPAIAGERGFRIHEPGTARTHRGHRLAFAAAGAVSLAAFAIGGTVSGVGAGAAGAGSGAPSAVSAASGVTPAHATRPSAARSEEERPLPAVLTAQAAGFALLSAPAGPIGSSGQLFPLIGTGLHLAGGGVPSASPSLLNALGPR; encoded by the coding sequence GTGAGTGGTTCAGGTGAGGACGGACCTGCCGACCGCCATCTGGGCGAGAGCCTGGCGGCCCTGGTCGACGGCGAGCTGACCCACGACAGCCGGGACCGGGTGCTGGCCCATCTCGCCACCTGCGCGCACTGCAAGGCGGAGGCGGACGCGCAGCGCGAGCTGAAGAACGTGTTCGCCCGCAGCGTGCTCCCCGGCCCGTCCGACGGGCTGCTCGCCCGGCTCCAGGCCCTGCCCGCGACCGACGCCGAGCGGGAGCGCGCGGTGGCCGACGGGCCCGATGACGAACCACCGCCCGACCGGTCGGCGACGCGGCGGACGTCGGCGCTGCGCCTCGACGCGCTGCCGGGCGGCAGGCAGCGCGGCTCGGTGCTCGGGCCGCCGGCCATCGCGGGCGAGCGGGGCTTCCGGATACACGAGCCGGGGACGGCGCGGACGCACCGCGGTCACCGGCTCGCTTTCGCCGCCGCGGGCGCGGTCTCGCTCGCCGCCTTCGCCATCGGCGGCACGGTCAGCGGCGTGGGCGCGGGCGCGGCCGGCGCCGGATCCGGCGCGCCGAGCGCGGTGTCGGCGGCCAGCGGCGTCACCCCGGCGCACGCCACCCGCCCTTCGGCCGCGCGTTCGGAGGAGGAAAGGCCGCTGCCCGCGGTACTGACGGCGCAGGCCGCCGGATTCGCGCTGCTCAGCGCCCCGGCCGGGCCCATCGGGTCGAGCGGGCAGCTGTTCCCGCTGATCGGCACCGGCCTCCACCTCGCCGGCGGAGGCGTCCCCTCCGCGTCGCCCAGCCTGCTCAACGCCCTGGGGCCGCGCTGA
- a CDS encoding S1C family serine protease gives MRSRERYAADTMGNAAMDKGNSLPGHQGAPGGSGAGGEAEPPGHDPYGTPPYGQPGPWAPAPPVRRPDPTPPVGTHLPPAAPPRYDPWAAPGGTGAGGAAEAGRPAPEGAAPRGPRRLLAGAGVIALVAGVLGGAVGAYLEREGAFSEVRLPQSEAADEPPAEGSIAGIAEAALPGVVTLGGGTGFVIDDRGHILTNAHVVRPAERGGGIEVTFSSGDTARAEVVGQDSGYDLAVVRVTGVSGLAPLPLGNSDAVRVGDPVVAIGAPFDLAGTVTSGIISATERPITAGGEQADGSDVSYVNALQTDAPINPGNSGGPLVDAEGRVIGVNSAIRTADGGGLDPGAAGSVGLGFAIPVNQAKDVAEQLINEGRASHPVIGVTLDTGYPGDGARVGSASGGRAVEPDGPADAAGVEEGDVITAVDGEPVRGSDELIVKIRSHRPGDELELTVERGGDEISLTVTLGERFGD, from the coding sequence ATGCGGAGCCGGGAGCGATACGCCGCGGACACGATGGGGAACGCCGCCATGGACAAGGGCAACAGCCTTCCCGGCCACCAGGGCGCGCCGGGCGGCTCCGGCGCGGGCGGGGAAGCGGAGCCGCCGGGCCACGACCCGTACGGCACCCCGCCGTACGGCCAGCCCGGCCCGTGGGCGCCGGCGCCGCCCGTGCGACGCCCCGACCCCACGCCACCGGTCGGCACCCACCTGCCGCCCGCCGCGCCGCCGCGCTACGACCCGTGGGCCGCGCCGGGCGGGACCGGCGCGGGCGGCGCGGCCGAGGCCGGTCGGCCGGCCCCGGAGGGCGCCGCGCCGCGAGGGCCCCGGCGCCTGCTCGCGGGCGCCGGCGTGATCGCGCTGGTCGCGGGCGTCCTCGGCGGCGCCGTGGGGGCGTACCTGGAGCGCGAGGGCGCGTTCAGCGAGGTGCGGCTGCCCCAGTCGGAGGCGGCGGACGAGCCGCCCGCCGAGGGCAGCATCGCCGGGATCGCGGAGGCCGCGCTGCCCGGCGTCGTCACGCTCGGCGGCGGCACCGGCTTCGTGATCGACGACCGGGGCCACATCCTCACCAACGCCCACGTCGTGCGGCCGGCCGAGCGCGGCGGCGGGATAGAGGTCACCTTCAGCAGCGGGGACACCGCGCGCGCCGAGGTCGTCGGGCAGGACAGCGGCTACGACCTGGCGGTGGTGCGGGTCACCGGGGTGTCGGGGCTCGCCCCGCTGCCGCTGGGCAACTCCGACGCCGTGCGCGTGGGCGACCCCGTGGTCGCCATCGGCGCGCCCTTCGACCTGGCGGGCACGGTCACCTCGGGCATCATCAGCGCCACCGAGCGCCCCATCACGGCGGGCGGCGAGCAGGCGGACGGCTCCGACGTCAGCTACGTCAACGCGCTCCAGACCGACGCACCGATCAACCCGGGCAACTCGGGCGGCCCGCTCGTGGACGCCGAGGGCCGCGTCATCGGCGTCAACAGCGCCATCCGCACCGCGGACGGCGGCGGCCTCGACCCCGGGGCGGCGGGCAGCGTGGGCCTCGGCTTCGCCATCCCGGTCAACCAGGCCAAGGACGTCGCCGAGCAGCTGATCAACGAGGGGCGCGCCAGCCACCCCGTGATCGGCGTCACCCTGGACACCGGCTACCCGGGCGACGGCGCGCGGGTCGGCAGCGCGTCGGGCGGCCGGGCCGTCGAGCCGGACGGCCCCGCGGACGCCGCGGGCGTCGAGGAGGGCGACGTCATCACCGCGGTCGACGGCGAGCCCGTGCGCGGCAGCGACGAGCTGATCGTGAAGATCCGCAGCCACCGGCCGGGGGACGAGCTGGAGCTGACCGTCGAGCGCGGCGGGGACGAGATCTCGCTGACGGTCACCCTGGGGGAGCGCTTCGGTGACTGA
- a CDS encoding sec-independent translocase, with product MFFDIGSLEFITLIILAILVFGPEKLPKMIQDTARFIRKVRDFSDSAKQDIREELGPEFKDFEFEDLNPRRFAKKHLLDNDDLGLKELTSSLDMRKELTEVTDAVNGRTPRTSLTKTPPAAAASGAGAAGTVSLGKKGEAAPAAAPKDPPPFDADAT from the coding sequence GTGTTCTTCGATATAGGCTCACTGGAGTTCATCACGCTGATCATCCTGGCCATCCTGGTCTTCGGGCCGGAGAAGTTGCCCAAGATGATCCAGGACACGGCCCGGTTCATCCGCAAGGTCCGTGACTTCTCCGACAGCGCGAAGCAGGACATCCGGGAGGAGCTGGGCCCGGAGTTCAAGGACTTCGAGTTCGAGGACCTGAACCCGCGCAGGTTCGCCAAGAAGCACCTGCTGGACAACGACGACCTCGGCCTGAAGGAACTGACCAGCAGCCTCGACATGCGCAAGGAGCTGACCGAGGTCACCGACGCGGTCAACGGCAGGACCCCGAGGACGAGCCTGACGAAGACCCCGCCGGCCGCCGCGGCCTCCGGGGCCGGCGCGGCCGGTACCGTGTCGCTGGGCAAGAAGGGCGAGGCCGCGCCCGCCGCGGCCCCCAAGGACCCGCCGCCGTTCGACGCCGACGCCACCTGA
- a CDS encoding Mrp/NBP35 family ATP-binding protein: MATDTPPAPGATGTLPTEEAVRAALKRVNDPEIHRPITDLGMVKSVDVAADGTVTVGVYLTIAGCPMRDSITSDVTAAVRSVPGVSGVRVDLDVMSDEQRKDLATTLRGGQAEREVPFAQPGSLTRVYAVASGKGGVGKSSVTVNLAAALAADGLKVGVVDADIYGHSVPRMLGTDARPTQVENMIMPPTAHGVKVISIGMFTPGNAPVVWRGPMLHRALQQFLADVYWGDLDVLLLDLPPGTGDIAISVAQLVPGAEILVVTTPQQAAAEVAERAGSIAVQTHQKIVGVVENMAGLPCPHCGEMVDVFGTGGGRRVAEGLTRTTGAEVPVLGSIPIDVRLREGGDDGKPVVLSDPDSPAGTALRQVAAALGTRQRGLAGLSLGITPRNKF, from the coding sequence ATGGCTACCGATACCCCCCCGGCCCCGGGTGCGACCGGCACGCTGCCCACGGAAGAAGCGGTGCGGGCCGCGCTGAAGCGGGTGAACGACCCGGAGATCCACCGGCCCATCACCGACCTGGGCATGGTCAAGTCGGTGGATGTCGCCGCCGACGGCACGGTGACCGTCGGGGTGTATCTGACGATCGCCGGCTGCCCGATGCGGGACTCGATCACGTCCGACGTGACCGCGGCGGTCCGCTCGGTGCCCGGCGTCTCCGGGGTCAGGGTCGACCTCGACGTCATGAGCGACGAGCAGCGCAAGGACCTGGCCACCACGCTGCGGGGCGGGCAGGCCGAACGGGAGGTCCCGTTCGCCCAGCCCGGCTCGCTGACCCGCGTCTACGCGGTGGCCTCGGGCAAGGGCGGCGTCGGCAAGTCGTCCGTCACGGTCAACCTGGCCGCGGCGCTGGCCGCGGACGGCCTGAAGGTCGGCGTCGTGGACGCCGACATCTACGGCCACTCGGTGCCCCGCATGCTCGGCACCGACGCCAGGCCCACCCAGGTCGAGAACATGATCATGCCGCCGACGGCGCACGGCGTGAAGGTGATCTCCATCGGGATGTTCACCCCGGGCAACGCGCCCGTGGTGTGGCGCGGCCCGATGCTGCACCGCGCGCTCCAGCAGTTCCTCGCCGACGTCTACTGGGGCGACCTCGACGTGCTGCTGCTCGACCTGCCGCCGGGCACGGGCGACATCGCGATCTCCGTCGCGCAGCTGGTGCCCGGCGCGGAGATCCTGGTCGTGACCACTCCGCAGCAGGCGGCGGCCGAGGTCGCGGAACGGGCCGGGTCGATCGCGGTGCAGACCCACCAGAAGATCGTCGGCGTCGTGGAGAACATGGCGGGCCTCCCCTGCCCGCACTGCGGCGAGATGGTCGACGTGTTCGGCACGGGCGGCGGCCGGCGCGTGGCCGAGGGGCTGACCAGGACGACCGGCGCCGAGGTGCCCGTGCTCGGCAGCATCCCGATCGACGTGCGGCTGCGCGAGGGCGGCGACGACGGCAAGCCCGTCGTGCTGTCCGACCCGGACTCCCCCGCCGGAACGGCGCTGCGCCAGGTCGCCGCCGCGCTCGGCACGCGCCAGCGCGGGCTCGCCGGCCTGTCGCTCGGCATCACGCCGCGCAACAAGTTCTGA
- a CDS encoding ferritin-like fold-containing protein, whose amino-acid sequence METPKTPSPDATAEERSRELTGVAAADWAESSADPRYRAAVVDLLGALAYGELAAFERLADDAKLAPALADKAALARMAAAEFQHFERLTGRLREIDEDPAAAMEPFASALEEFHRLTAPSDWLEGLVKAYVGDAIAADFYREVAVRLDSDTRALVLAVLDDTGHASFAVEKVRAAIEADPRVGGRLALWARRLMGEALSQAQRVVADRDALSTMLVGGVADGFDLAEIGRMFSRITEAHTKRMAALGLSA is encoded by the coding sequence ATGGAGACGCCGAAGACCCCGAGTCCCGACGCGACCGCCGAGGAGCGGTCCCGCGAGCTCACCGGCGTCGCCGCGGCGGACTGGGCCGAGTCCTCCGCCGACCCCCGCTACCGGGCGGCCGTCGTCGACCTGCTCGGCGCTCTCGCCTACGGCGAGCTGGCCGCGTTCGAACGTCTCGCCGACGACGCGAAGCTGGCGCCCGCCCTCGCCGACAAGGCCGCGCTGGCCCGGATGGCGGCGGCCGAGTTCCAGCACTTCGAACGGCTGACGGGCCGGCTGCGGGAGATCGACGAGGACCCGGCGGCGGCGATGGAGCCGTTCGCGTCCGCCCTTGAGGAGTTCCACCGCCTGACCGCGCCGTCCGACTGGCTCGAAGGGCTGGTCAAGGCGTACGTGGGCGACGCCATCGCCGCCGACTTCTACCGCGAGGTCGCGGTCAGGCTCGACTCCGACACCCGCGCGCTGGTGCTCGCGGTGCTCGACGACACCGGCCACGCGTCGTTCGCGGTGGAGAAGGTGCGCGCCGCCATCGAGGCCGATCCGCGCGTCGGCGGCCGGCTCGCCCTGTGGGCCCGCAGGCTGATGGGTGAGGCGCTGTCCCAGGCGCAGCGCGTGGTGGCCGACCGGGACGCCCTGTCGACGATGCTCGTGGGGGGCGTGGCCGACGGCTTCGACCTCGCGGAGATCGGCCGGATGTTCTCCCGCATCACCGAGGCGCACACCAAGCGGATGGCCGCCCTCGGGCTGTCCGCCTGA
- a CDS encoding DEAD/DEAH box helicase, with protein sequence MTLPVALAGTDVIGQAKTGTGKTLGFGLPLLEAVTVPADVESGRATPSRLSDGPQALVVVPTRELCQQVTNDLLTAGKVRNVRVLSIYGGRAYEPQVEALAKGVDVVVGTPGRLLDLAAQRKLNLSEVRCLVLDEADEMLDLGFLPDVERIIELLPPKRQTMLFSATMPGQVIGLARRYMSQPTHIRASEPDDHGATVANITQHVFRAHSLDKPEMVARILQAEGRGLAMVFCRTKRTAADVAEQLGRRGFAAAAVHGDLGQGAREQALRAFRNGKVDVLVCTDVAARGIDVDGVTHVINYQTPEDEKTYLHRVGRTGRAGATGTAVTLVDWDDIPRWQLINKALDLAFPDPPETYSTSPHLFQALGIPEGTKGTLPRAERTRAGLDAEEMEDLGGPGAKRRGREPRGREARQAPARTPRQRRRTRGGVALAVPGEGGAGGGTPAAEAAAGAESGESGESAAAPRTPRRRRRRTRGGQPGAAERPAAES encoded by the coding sequence ATGACCCTCCCCGTCGCACTCGCGGGCACCGACGTCATCGGGCAGGCGAAGACGGGCACCGGCAAGACCCTCGGCTTCGGGCTGCCCCTGCTCGAAGCCGTGACCGTCCCGGCCGACGTCGAGTCGGGACGCGCCACCCCGAGCCGGCTCAGTGACGGGCCGCAGGCCCTCGTCGTCGTCCCCACCCGCGAGCTGTGCCAGCAGGTGACCAACGACCTGCTCACCGCCGGCAAGGTCCGCAACGTGCGGGTCCTGTCGATCTACGGCGGCCGGGCGTACGAGCCGCAGGTCGAGGCGCTCGCCAAGGGCGTCGACGTGGTCGTCGGCACCCCGGGCCGCCTGCTCGACCTCGCGGCCCAGCGCAAGCTGAACCTCTCCGAGGTGCGCTGCCTCGTCCTCGACGAGGCGGACGAGATGCTCGACCTCGGTTTCCTGCCCGACGTGGAGCGGATCATCGAGCTGCTGCCGCCCAAGCGGCAGACGATGCTGTTCTCCGCCACCATGCCGGGGCAGGTCATCGGCCTCGCCCGGCGCTACATGAGCCAGCCCACCCACATCCGCGCCTCCGAGCCCGACGACCACGGCGCGACTGTGGCGAACATCACGCAGCACGTCTTCCGCGCGCACTCGCTGGACAAGCCCGAGATGGTCGCGCGCATCCTCCAGGCCGAGGGCCGGGGGCTCGCGATGGTGTTCTGCCGCACGAAGCGGACCGCGGCCGACGTCGCCGAGCAGCTCGGCAGGCGGGGCTTCGCCGCCGCCGCCGTGCACGGCGACCTGGGCCAGGGCGCGCGCGAGCAGGCCCTGCGGGCGTTCCGCAACGGCAAGGTCGACGTGCTGGTCTGCACCGACGTCGCGGCCCGCGGCATCGACGTCGACGGCGTCACCCACGTGATCAACTACCAGACGCCCGAGGACGAGAAGACCTACCTGCACCGCGTCGGCCGCACCGGCAGGGCGGGCGCGACCGGCACCGCCGTGACGCTCGTGGACTGGGACGACATCCCGCGCTGGCAGCTGATCAACAAGGCGCTCGACCTGGCGTTCCCCGATCCGCCCGAGACCTACTCGACCTCCCCGCACCTGTTCCAGGCGCTCGGCATCCCCGAGGGCACCAAGGGCACGCTGCCGCGTGCCGAACGCACCAGGGCCGGGCTCGACGCCGAGGAGATGGAAGACCTCGGCGGCCCCGGTGCCAAGCGCCGCGGGCGTGAGCCCCGCGGGCGCGAGGCCCGCCAGGCCCCGGCCCGCACGCCCAGGCAGCGCCGCCGCACGCGCGGCGGGGTCGCGCTCGCCGTGCCCGGCGAGGGCGGGGCGGGCGGCGGCACGCCGGCCGCCGAGGCGGCGGCCGGCGCCGAGTCCGGCGAGTCCGGCGAGTCCGCGGCAGCGCCGCGCACCCCGCGCCGCAGGCGCCGCCGCACGCGCGGCGGGCAGCCGGGCGCCGCGGAACGCCCCGCCGCGGAGTCCTGA